A single region of the Sorex araneus isolate mSorAra2 chromosome 7, mSorAra2.pri, whole genome shotgun sequence genome encodes:
- the DYRK3 gene encoding dual specificity tyrosine-phosphorylation-regulated kinase 3 isoform X1, with the protein MGGAARGAGRKDAGPPGAALPPQQRRLGDGVYDTFMMIDETKCPPCSNVLCNPFEAPLPRRLNITTEQLTRDHTQRFLNGGEMKVEQLFQEFDNTRSETFQSEGKNDSEKCSPTKSSDSLNTVKSSSSSKTSKVVPLTPEQALKQYKHLLTAYEKLEIINYPEIYFVGPNAKKRHGVIGGPNNAGYDDADGAYIHVPRDHLAYRYEVLKIIGKGSFGQVARVYDHKLRQYVALKMVRNEKRFHRQAAEEIRILEHLKKQDKTGSMNVIHMLESFTFRNHVCMAFELLSIDLYELIKKNKFQGFSIQLVRKFAQSILQSLDALHKNKIIHCDLKPENILLKHHGRSATKVIDFGSSCFEYQKLYTYIQSRFYRAPEIILGNRYSTPIDIWSFGCILAELLTGQPLFPGEDEGDQLACMMELLGMPPSKLLEQSKRAKYFINSKGLPRYCSVTTQADGRVVLMGSRSRRGKKRGPPGSKDWVTALKGCDDYLFIDFLKRCLHWDPSARLTPVQALRHPWINKSVPKPLAIEKASRKRVVNPANAFQGLGSRLPPVVGIASKLKANLISESNGGIPLCSVLPKLIS; encoded by the exons ATGGGCGGCGCGGCTCGCGGGGCCGGGCGGAAGGATGCGGGGCCGCCGGGGGCCGCGCTCCCACCGCAGCAGCGGAG ATTGGGGGATGGTGTCTATGATACCTTCATGATGATAGATGAAACCAAATGCCCACCTTGTTCAAATGTTCTCTGCAACCCTTTTGAAGCACCTCTACCCAGAAGACTAAAT ATCACTACTGAACAGTTAACACGTGATCATACTCAGCGCTTTCTTAATGGAGGTGAGATGAAGGTGGAACAGCTGTTTCAAGAGTTTGACAACACAAGATCTGAAACCTTTCAGTCAGAGGGTAAAAATGACTCTGAAAAATGTTCTCCTACTAAAAGTTCAGATAGTCTGAATACAGTAAAATCCAGCAGTTCATCCAAAACATCCAAAGTAGTGCCTCTGACTCCAGAACAAGCACTGAAGCAATACAAACACCTCCTCACTGCTTATGAGAAGCTTGAAATCATCAATTATCCAGAAATTTACTTTGTGGGTCCAAATGCCAAAAAAAGACACGGAGTTATTGGTGGTCCCAATAATGCAGGGTATGATGATGCAGATGGGGCTTATATTCATGTACCTCGAGACCATCTAGCTTATCGATATGAGGTGTTGAAAATTATTGGCAAGGGGAGTTTTGGGCAGGTAGCCCGGGTCTATGATCACAAACTCAGACAATATGTGGCCCTGAAGATGGTGCGCAATGAAAAACGCTTCCATCGACAAGCAGCTGAGGAGATCCGAATTTTGGAGCATCTCAAAAAACAGGATAAAACTGGTAGCATGAATGTTATCCACATGCTGGAAAGTTTCACATTTCGGAACCATGTCTGCATGGCCTTTGAATTGTTGAGCATAGATCTTTAtgagctaattaaaaaaaacaagtttcaGGGTTTTAGCATCCAGTTAGTTCGCAAGTTTGCTCAATCCATCTTGCAGTCCTTGGATGCTCTTCATAAAAATAAGATCATTCACTGCGACCTAAAGCCAGAAAACATTCTCCTGAAACACCATGGCCGCAGTGCAACAAAGGTCATTGACTTTGGGTCTAGCTGTTTTGAGTACCAGAAGCTTTATACATATATCCAGTCTCGGTTCTACAGAGCTCCAGAGATCATCTTAGGAAATCGCTATAGCACACCAATTGACATTTGGAGTTTTGGCTGCATCCTTGCCGAACTTTTAACAGGACAGCCTCTTTTCCCTGGAGAGGATGAAGGAGACCAGTTGGCCTGTATGATGGAGCTTCTAGGCATGCCACCATCAAAACTTCTGGAGCAATCCAAACGTGCCAAGTACTTTATTAACTCCAAGGGCCTACCTCGCTACTGTTCTGTAACTACTCAAGCAGATGGGAGGGTTGTGCTTATGGGGAGTCGCTCCCGTCGGGGTAAAAAGCGGGGTCCCCCAGGAAGCAAAGACTGGGTCACAGCACTGAAAGGGTGTGATGACTATTTGTTTATAGATTTTTTGAAAAGGTGTCTTCATTGGGACCCCTCTGCCCGCTTGACCCCAGTTCAAGCATTAAGACACCCTTGGATCAACAAATCAGTGCCCAAACCTCTTGCCATTGAAAAGGCATCGAGAAAAAGAGTAGTAAATCCTGCTAATGCTTTCCAGGGTCTGGGTTCTAGGTTGCCTCCAGTTGTTGGTATAGCCAGTAAGCTTAAAGCTAACTTAATATCTGAAAGCAATGGCGGGATACCTCTGTGCAGTGTGTTGCCAAAACTGATCAGCTGA
- the DYRK3 gene encoding dual specificity tyrosine-phosphorylation-regulated kinase 3 isoform X2, with product MMIDETKCPPCSNVLCNPFEAPLPRRLNITTEQLTRDHTQRFLNGGEMKVEQLFQEFDNTRSETFQSEGKNDSEKCSPTKSSDSLNTVKSSSSSKTSKVVPLTPEQALKQYKHLLTAYEKLEIINYPEIYFVGPNAKKRHGVIGGPNNAGYDDADGAYIHVPRDHLAYRYEVLKIIGKGSFGQVARVYDHKLRQYVALKMVRNEKRFHRQAAEEIRILEHLKKQDKTGSMNVIHMLESFTFRNHVCMAFELLSIDLYELIKKNKFQGFSIQLVRKFAQSILQSLDALHKNKIIHCDLKPENILLKHHGRSATKVIDFGSSCFEYQKLYTYIQSRFYRAPEIILGNRYSTPIDIWSFGCILAELLTGQPLFPGEDEGDQLACMMELLGMPPSKLLEQSKRAKYFINSKGLPRYCSVTTQADGRVVLMGSRSRRGKKRGPPGSKDWVTALKGCDDYLFIDFLKRCLHWDPSARLTPVQALRHPWINKSVPKPLAIEKASRKRVVNPANAFQGLGSRLPPVVGIASKLKANLISESNGGIPLCSVLPKLIS from the exons ATGATGATAGATGAAACCAAATGCCCACCTTGTTCAAATGTTCTCTGCAACCCTTTTGAAGCACCTCTACCCAGAAGACTAAAT ATCACTACTGAACAGTTAACACGTGATCATACTCAGCGCTTTCTTAATGGAGGTGAGATGAAGGTGGAACAGCTGTTTCAAGAGTTTGACAACACAAGATCTGAAACCTTTCAGTCAGAGGGTAAAAATGACTCTGAAAAATGTTCTCCTACTAAAAGTTCAGATAGTCTGAATACAGTAAAATCCAGCAGTTCATCCAAAACATCCAAAGTAGTGCCTCTGACTCCAGAACAAGCACTGAAGCAATACAAACACCTCCTCACTGCTTATGAGAAGCTTGAAATCATCAATTATCCAGAAATTTACTTTGTGGGTCCAAATGCCAAAAAAAGACACGGAGTTATTGGTGGTCCCAATAATGCAGGGTATGATGATGCAGATGGGGCTTATATTCATGTACCTCGAGACCATCTAGCTTATCGATATGAGGTGTTGAAAATTATTGGCAAGGGGAGTTTTGGGCAGGTAGCCCGGGTCTATGATCACAAACTCAGACAATATGTGGCCCTGAAGATGGTGCGCAATGAAAAACGCTTCCATCGACAAGCAGCTGAGGAGATCCGAATTTTGGAGCATCTCAAAAAACAGGATAAAACTGGTAGCATGAATGTTATCCACATGCTGGAAAGTTTCACATTTCGGAACCATGTCTGCATGGCCTTTGAATTGTTGAGCATAGATCTTTAtgagctaattaaaaaaaacaagtttcaGGGTTTTAGCATCCAGTTAGTTCGCAAGTTTGCTCAATCCATCTTGCAGTCCTTGGATGCTCTTCATAAAAATAAGATCATTCACTGCGACCTAAAGCCAGAAAACATTCTCCTGAAACACCATGGCCGCAGTGCAACAAAGGTCATTGACTTTGGGTCTAGCTGTTTTGAGTACCAGAAGCTTTATACATATATCCAGTCTCGGTTCTACAGAGCTCCAGAGATCATCTTAGGAAATCGCTATAGCACACCAATTGACATTTGGAGTTTTGGCTGCATCCTTGCCGAACTTTTAACAGGACAGCCTCTTTTCCCTGGAGAGGATGAAGGAGACCAGTTGGCCTGTATGATGGAGCTTCTAGGCATGCCACCATCAAAACTTCTGGAGCAATCCAAACGTGCCAAGTACTTTATTAACTCCAAGGGCCTACCTCGCTACTGTTCTGTAACTACTCAAGCAGATGGGAGGGTTGTGCTTATGGGGAGTCGCTCCCGTCGGGGTAAAAAGCGGGGTCCCCCAGGAAGCAAAGACTGGGTCACAGCACTGAAAGGGTGTGATGACTATTTGTTTATAGATTTTTTGAAAAGGTGTCTTCATTGGGACCCCTCTGCCCGCTTGACCCCAGTTCAAGCATTAAGACACCCTTGGATCAACAAATCAGTGCCCAAACCTCTTGCCATTGAAAAGGCATCGAGAAAAAGAGTAGTAAATCCTGCTAATGCTTTCCAGGGTCTGGGTTCTAGGTTGCCTCCAGTTGTTGGTATAGCCAGTAAGCTTAAAGCTAACTTAATATCTGAAAGCAATGGCGGGATACCTCTGTGCAGTGTGTTGCCAAAACTGATCAGCTGA